TGGGATCGAACTTCTCCCCTTGGCTGGTCGGGTTGAACACCCGGAAGTACGGCGCCGCGTCGGTCCCGGAACCGGCCGTCCACTGCCAACCGTGCTGATTCGACGCCAGATCGCCGTCGACGAGGCGTTGCATGAAGTACCGCGCACCCCGCCACCACGGCAGGTGCAGGTCCTTGACGAGGAACGACGCGACGATCATCCGCACGCGGTTGTGCATCCATCCCTCGGCCGCCAGTTGGCGCATCCCGGCGTCGACGATGGGGAAACCGGTGCGGCCGGTGCACCACGCCTCGAACAGCGCGTCGGCGTCGCGTCCGGTGTCGTGGCGCAGCCCGTCGAACTTGGCGTCGTAGTTGCGGCGCGCACTGTCCGGGCGCTGGAACAGGATGTCGGCGTAGAAGTCTCGCCACGCAAGTTGCCGGCGGTACTGCTGCGCGCCGCGGCCCTGCCCAACCGCGAGGTCCGCGAGCATCGTCCGCGGGTGGATGTTGCCGAACTTCAGGTACGCCGACATACGACTGGTGGTGTCGAGATCGGGCCGGTCGCGTTCGTCGTCGTAGCGGAGCAGGTCGTCGTGGCAGAACTCGCGCCAGCGCGCCATCGCGACCGCCTCACCCGCCTCCGGTCCCGGCTCGGCCGGTGCGGGAATCGCGGCGCGCCCCCGCATCCCGGCGACGTCGTCGGGGTCGATCCAGTCGAGGCTGTCCGCACCGGTCCGGGCGGGGGCACGCCAGCCGTGGTCGAGCCACCGCGCGAACCACGGCGTGAACACCCGGTACGGGGTGCCGTCGTTCTTCGTCACCCGCCCCGGTGCGATCGCGTACGGCGAACCCGTCGTCACCAACTCCACCTGTTCGGCGACCGCGGCGTCCCGCTCCCGGCCGTACGGCCCGTAATCGGCGCTGACGTGCACCTCGAGTGCCCCAACGGTTCTCGCGACCCGAGGGACCACCTCCACCGGGTCGCCCCGCATCACGAGCAACCGGCCACCGAGTTGCTCGTCCAACGCGGACAGGCTGCGGTACAGGAAGTCTCGTCGCGGACCGCCCGACGGCCCGAGCAGCCGATCGTCGAGGACGAAGAGGGCCAGTGCCCGCTCCCCCGCCGCGCTCAACGTCGGCAGGTCGGCCAGCCGCAGGTCGCGGCGGAACCAGACGAGCGAGTCAGTCACCCGGCACCGCTTGCTGTCCCGCCACGAGCAGTTCGGTGGTGAGCTCGATGTGCCGGCGCAGTTCGTCCACCGCGCGGTCGGCGTCGCGCTCGACCGCGGCCGCAGCGATGCGCCCGTGCTCGGCGTCCACGTCGCGGGCGGACGACTCCGCGGCCCGTCCGCTCCAGCAGCGGTACACCTCCGAGACGTCCCGCAGCGACTCGGCGATCCGCACGAGTCGCGTGTTGGGGCAGGCCCGGAGGAGGACGCCGTGGAACCCGCTGTGGGCGGCCAGCCAGGCCTCGGCGACGCGGCCGTCGGCATCCACCGTCGGGGTCCGGGAGAGGAGATGACGAGCAGCCAGAACCGCGGACTCCCATTCGACGTCGCCGTGCGCGATCGAGCGGCGCAACGCTTCCGACTCGACGAACACACGAGTCTCGGTGAGCTCCATCAGATCCGGCACCGACACCGGCACGACCCGGAACCCGAGCTGAGCCTCGGATACCGCCAGCCCCTGCTCGACCAGTCGCGGCAGGACCTCCCGCAGGACGCCGGTGCTCACGTCGTAGCGCGCCTGCAGCTGGCCGAAGGCGAGCTTCTCGCCCGGGGCGAGCGCGCCGCCGAGGATGTCGGCGCGCAGCCGCGCGTGGATCACGTCTGCGCGGGTGCCGGTCGCTCGTGCCATGCCGTCAGTACAGGCCGTTCCGAATCGACAGTCAAGTTTCGAAATTATATTGCTTTTCCGATATCAATCGGTTCTACTGGTCGACACCCTCCCCGCCCCGACGACGACAGGACCCGAACCATGCGCGTGGCCAACCTCTCCGGACGAACCGTCCTCATCGACGACGACCGGGCGACCGATGTCCATGCCGCGAGCGCCGGACGCTTCGGCCCCGACCCGGCGTCGGTCTACGCGGAGTGGGACGCGTTCACCGCGTGGGCGGGATCCGCCATCGGCAGCGGCACCGGCACGCCGTTCGCCACCCGCGACCTCGAGGCGCCGTCGCCGACGCCGAGCCAGGTATTCGCGATCGGGCTCAACTACCGCGACCACGCCGCCGAAACCGGGCTCGCCGCCCCCGACGCACCGCCCACGTTCACCAAGTTCGCCAGCTGCCTCACCGGCCCGGAGACCGACCTGGTGCTGCCCACCGACACCGTCGACTGGGAGGTGGAACTGGTGGCCGTCATCGGCCGCGAGGCGACGAACGTGAGCGCGACCGACGCCTGGAACCACGTCGCGGGACTCACCGTCGGACAGGACTACTCGGAGCGGACGTCCCAGATGGCCGGGCCTGCGCCGCAGTTCTCCCTCGCCAAGTCGTTCCCGGGCTTCGGCGCCACCGGCCCCTGGCTGGTGACCCCGGACGAGTTCGCCGACCGGAACGACCTCGCCATCGAGTGCGAGATCGACGGCGAGACGGTCCAGTCCGGCCGCACCGCCCAGATGATGTTCCCCGTCGCCGAACTGATCGCCCACCTGTCGGCGGTGTGCACGCTGCGCCCCGGCGACCTCGTCTTCACCGGGACGCCGGCGGGCGTGGGTGTGGGCCGCGACCCGCAGCGGTTCCTCGCCGCAGGCAACGTCGTGACCAGCCGAATCGAGGGCATCGGCGCCCTGGTGCAGCGCTGCGTGAAGTAGCCGGACCGTCGGGCACGGTTCGTGAACAGTATTCACAATGAATTAGCATCACTGCCGTGCCCGACACGCCCGACGTCAGCGATGCCCTCGGCCGCGCATACCTCCTCGCCGAGCACCTGTCGACGTCCATCGCGGCAGGAACCCGCACGTTCGGCCTGACGACCGCGCGCACCCGAGCGCTGCTGTGCGTGCTCGAGAATCCGCCCATGACCCAGCGCGACCTGGCGAACGTCCTGCGGTGCAGCACCCGGCAGGTGACCGCCCTG
This genomic stretch from Prescottella soli harbors:
- a CDS encoding fumarylacetoacetate hydrolase family protein encodes the protein MRVANLSGRTVLIDDDRATDVHAASAGRFGPDPASVYAEWDAFTAWAGSAIGSGTGTPFATRDLEAPSPTPSQVFAIGLNYRDHAAETGLAAPDAPPTFTKFASCLTGPETDLVLPTDTVDWEVELVAVIGREATNVSATDAWNHVAGLTVGQDYSERTSQMAGPAPQFSLAKSFPGFGATGPWLVTPDEFADRNDLAIECEIDGETVQSGRTAQMMFPVAELIAHLSAVCTLRPGDLVFTGTPAGVGVGRDPQRFLAAGNVVTSRIEGIGALVQRCVK
- a CDS encoding GntR family transcriptional regulator, with product MARATGTRADVIHARLRADILGGALAPGEKLAFGQLQARYDVSTGVLREVLPRLVEQGLAVSEAQLGFRVVPVSVPDLMELTETRVFVESEALRRSIAHGDVEWESAVLAARHLLSRTPTVDADGRVAEAWLAAHSGFHGVLLRACPNTRLVRIAESLRDVSEVYRCWSGRAAESSARDVDAEHGRIAAAAVERDADRAVDELRRHIELTTELLVAGQQAVPGD
- a CDS encoding cryptochrome/photolyase family protein — its product is MTDSLVWFRRDLRLADLPTLSAAGERALALFVLDDRLLGPSGGPRRDFLYRSLSALDEQLGGRLLVMRGDPVEVVPRVARTVGALEVHVSADYGPYGRERDAAVAEQVELVTTGSPYAIAPGRVTKNDGTPYRVFTPWFARWLDHGWRAPARTGADSLDWIDPDDVAGMRGRAAIPAPAEPGPEAGEAVAMARWREFCHDDLLRYDDERDRPDLDTTSRMSAYLKFGNIHPRTMLADLAVGQGRGAQQYRRQLAWRDFYADILFQRPDSARRNYDAKFDGLRHDTGRDADALFEAWCTGRTGFPIVDAGMRQLAAEGWMHNRVRMIVASFLVKDLHLPWWRGARYFMQRLVDGDLASNQHGWQWTAGSGTDAAPYFRVFNPTSQGEKFDPTGDYVRRWVPELRVVDGKAVHNPKDARPEGYPEPIVDHAEERREALARYGELD